One window of the Psilocybe cubensis strain MGC-MH-2018 chromosome 12, whole genome shotgun sequence genome contains the following:
- a CDS encoding hypothetical protein (Uncharacterized protein YEL023C): MSAPLSAYPSDSGISVGNDADVTTFLASPSREPTDLPLPEHSDSLLQSFTDTVPPNHPYRTLVLCFDGTGDQFDADNSNIVEFFSMLKKDDPNKQLVYYQAGIGTYTVPQIVSPMMSKFSQTLDMAIAWNLDAHIMGGYEFLMQNYRANDRICIFGFSRGAYTARCLAGMIHKVGLLPTCNHQQVPFAYKMYTKADDEGWKQSNAFKKTFSIDVDIEFLGVWDTVSSVGLIPRRLPFTTSNTVVRTFRHAIALDERRAKFKANHWNKPNPTEQLLSVTDQAIEKESKKKKKKEHSNGHKNGHNSYKAMERKYSKDKTAETNVEEVWFAGCHCDIGGGSVANAVKPCLARIPLRWMIRECFRNHSGIMFHVDGLKKVGLDPASLYPIVLPRPPALTLDHSSPLTSQIQTIPKKAPAPPSDDDEETSALLSPSEELLESEELADLKDSLAPIYDQLSLAWFWWLLELIPLRFRYQDSDNDTLWISKLKINFGRGRHVPKQRRHGVKVHRSVKTRLEAEHADKTKYKPKANLKLECVTWVD; the protein is encoded by the exons ATGAGCGCACCTCTTTCAGCATACCCTTCCGACTCTGGGATAAGCGTCGGTAACGACGCTGATGTCACGACATTCCTAGCATCACCTTCTCGCGAGCCTACGGATCTTCCTCTGCCGGAACACTCTGACTCTCTCTTGCAGTCGTTCACCGACACTGTGCCTCCGAATCATCCATACCGCACGTTGGTGCTCTGCTTTGACGGCACTGGTGACCA GTTCGATGCCGAC AACTCAAACATTGTTGAATTCTTCAGCATGCTAAAGAAAGACGATCCCAACAAACAACTCGTCTACTACCAG GCTGGAATTGGTACCTACACTGTTCCTCAGATTGTAAGCCCTATGATGTCTAAATTCAGTCAG ACCCTCGATATGGCTATCGCGTGGAATCTTGATGCACACATCATGG GCGGATACGAATTCTTGATGCAAAATT ATCGTGCTAACGACCGGATATGCATTTTTGGCTTCTCTCGAGGTGCCTACACCGCCCGCTG CTTAGCTGGTATGATCCACAAAGTGGGGCTGCTGCCTACGTGCAACCATCAACAAGTTCCTTTCGCTTACAAAATGTACACCAAAGCGGACGATGAAGGGTGGAAGCAGTCGAATGCTTTCAAGAAGACGTTCTCTATTGACGTCGATATTGAGTTCTTGGGTGTTTG GGATACCGTCAGCTCCGTTGGTCTGATTCCACGTCGCCTCCCATTCACTACGTCAAACACTGTGGTCCGCACCTTCCGACATGCTATTGCCTTGGATGAACGCCGCGCAAAGTTCAAGGCCAATCATTGGAACAAGCCCAACCCCACGGAGCAGCTTCTCAGTGTTACCGATCAAGCTATTGAGAAGGAgtccaagaagaagaaaaagaaagaacacTCGAATGGGCATAAGAACGGCCACAACAGCTATAAGGCTATGGAAAGGAAGTACAGCAAAGACAAGACTGCGGAAACTAACGTTGAAGAA GTTTGGTTTGCAGGTTGTCATTGTG ACATCGGTGGCGGATCAG TCGCAAATGCTGTAAAGCCTTGTCTCGCCCGTATCCCCCTTCGCTGGATGATCCGCGAGTGCTTCAGGAACCACAGTGGTATCATGTTCCACGTCGACGGCCTCAAAAAGGTCGGCCTGGACCCTGCGAGCTTGTACCCCATCGTCCTTCCCCGCCCTCCGGCGTTGACCCTTGACCATTCCTCACCTTTGACATCGCAAATACAGACGATCCCCAAGAAGGCCCCTGCCCCTCCcagcgacgatgacgaagagaCTTCTGCCCTCCTCAGTCCTTCTGAGGAGCTATTGGAATCGGAGGAGCTTGCGGATCTCAAAGATTCACTGGCTCCAATCTATGACCAGCTCAGTCTTGCGTGGTTCTGGTGGCTCTTGGAACTCATCCCTTTGAGGTTCCGTTATCAGGACTCAGACAACGACACTTTGTGGATCTCCAAGCTCAAAATTAACTTTGGTCGTGGTAGACATGTTCCTAAGCAGAGACGCCATGGCGTGAAGGTACACAGAAGTGTGAAGACCCGCCTCGAGGCCGAGCACGCTGATAAGACGAAATACAAACCCAAGGCCAACCTCAAGTTGGAATGTGTTACCTGGGTTGATTAG
- a CDS encoding Putative deoxyribonuclease TATDN2, translated as MGKRKSSTPGEENLLLPTPPSTLPIVDTHTHVASTFDFYRGRYKEGKYQTVYEFIKAMYQGRNVEAVVDVWCEAPVNKTWKEFADAAADKEKWGGLEYWFVMGVHPHDAKSYTDEVENDILEAMAHPRCVGWGEMGLDYHYDNSPRDIQQAVFTRQLKQAVRLGKPLTIHTREADDDTERILKAEVPKDHKIHIHCFTDSPGFAQRLLDHFPNLYIGITGVITYSTNVDTSTVVQNMVAPPSEPLSTSPTSMRILLETDAPFMVPSNLYDDLPAIRGKKLPVCHTAMIPWTAKFVADITNKARLPPAPPIAAPADEDTAGIPQSVDITQPDSWDADIVMRVARDNARNVYGV; from the exons ATGGGCAAGAGAAAGTCTTCCACACCCGGAGAAGAGAATTTGCTGCTCCCCACACCACCTTCAACGCTTCCTATTGTcgatacacacacacacgtggCTTCGACATTTGACTTCTATAGAGGCAGGTACAAGGAGGGGAAATACCAGACCGTGTATGAGTTTATCAAGGCGATGTATCAGGGGCGAAATGTGGAGGCTGTAGTGGATGTGTGGTGCGAAGCTCCAGTAAATAAGACCTGGAAAGAATTCGCGGACGCCGCTGCCGATAAAGAGAAATGGGGCGGGTTGGAGTATTGGTTCGTCATGG GCGTTCATCC TCATGACGCAAAATCCTACACCGATGAGGTGGAAAATGACAT TCTAGAAGCCATGGCGCACCCGCGATGTGTTGGATGGGGAGAAATGGGGCTGGATTACCACTATGACAACTCCCCTCGGGATATTCAACAGGCTGTATTTACACGTCAATTGAAGCAGGCCGTCAGACTCGGGAAACCTCTCACAATACACACTCGCGAAGCTGACGACGATACAGAGCGTATTCTAAAAGCTGAGGTCCCGAAAGATCACAAA ATTCATATACATTGCTTTACCGACTCACCTGGCTTCGCACAAAGACTATTAGATCATTTTCCTAACCTCTATATCGGAATAACTG GCGTCATTACTTATTCCACCAATGTGGACACGTCGACAGTGGTTCAGAATATGGTCGCCCCACCTTCAGAACCTCTTTCCACATCCCCTACATCAATGCGCATTCTCCTCGAAACCGATGCACCGTTCATGGTTCCCTCCAATCTATACGACGATCTTCCTGCGATCCGTGGAAAGAAGCTACCTGTCTGCCACACAGCAATGATACCATGGACGGCCAAGTTTGTAGCCGACATTACAAACAAAGCAAGGCTTCCTCCAGCGCCACCTATTGCAGCACCTGCGGACGAAGATACTGCAGGAATCCCACaatctgttgatattacgCAGCCTGATTCATGGGACGCTGATATTGTTATGAGAGTCGCTAGGGATAATGCTCGAAACGTCTACGGGGTATAA